The Sphingomonas sp. HF-S4 sequence GGCGCAGCATATGGTAAACTTGGAAAAGCGATGATGGCTCACGACGCATCAGCTGTCAGAGACATCTGGGCCGAAGATTTTGTGGTCAACTCGCCGAACAACACCGTTATGCGGCGAGAGGATGTTATCGGCGTCATGGAAAGAGACTTCCTCGAATATCGCGACTTCCACAAACATATTACCTTTATCGGCGAAAAGCCCGAGGTCACGGTTGTCATGGGATATGACACGATGATTCCACTGAAGGGCCCCGGTGCCGGCAAGCAGGTCATGCGACCATTTACAGATATCTGGGCAAAGCGGAGCGCAGGCTGGCAACTGATCGCCCGCCAAGCGACGATCGCCACCGTGAAGTAGAGCAGACGACCGTTTCCCACCCGATTTCGTGCGTTCAGCGACGGGAGCAAGCCGATCCGACACCGATGTCGAGTCTTGGGTGGTTAGCGGATCGTCGGCTTTCTGGAGCCTGAGGCGGGATAGCTGCCTGGCTCCAGATGACGACAACGGTCGTTAGTGCTCCTCGAGCAGTTTGCTTAAA is a genomic window containing:
- a CDS encoding nuclear transport factor 2 family protein codes for the protein MFKKFVLLGAIAFANPALAQLAPGVRMPPEIGAAYGKLGKAMMAHDASAVRDIWAEDFVVNSPNNTVMRREDVIGVMERDFLEYRDFHKHITFIGEKPEVTVVMGYDTMIPLKGPGAGKQVMRPFTDIWAKRSAGWQLIARQATIATVK